A region of the Andrena cerasifolii isolate SP2316 chromosome 15, iyAndCera1_principal, whole genome shotgun sequence genome:
ACGGCTGGCGAGGACAAATGATAGAGTTTCCAgcataataaacaaaatatgagcACTCACCAAACCTGCAAGAAGTCGGCGTAGTCGATGTCGGGGGACGCCAGCAAGTACAATCTTCGGTGCAACCGCAACGTCAGCGAGAAGATGACGAAGAAGGACTTCGTTTACGACATCCGGCCGCCGATCCAGAGCTGCAGGAAGGTGAGAAGTCAACATCCTCCGCGTTAAACTCACATACACTCAACGAATCACCGCAAACGTCAACGGCGGTCAGGCAGAATCCTGCACGCGGGAAAGCATGAGAATTTGAATCCGAGGCGACGCAACCAGCGAGCAAACATGGCGTCCGTTTGCCCGCGACAAATCGACCACCGTCTAAATCCATATCCCAATGTTTCTTTAAGCGCCCATGGATTCGGAGATACGTTGCTTCCAGCCCTCGTTCGGGTAAATGAATTCGCGTGTAAGCTGCGACAGGATACATCGCCCCGAGTCGACGGGAGCAGAATAAGGAGACGTGCAGAGTATTTGAAATTGAGATTACGCGATAACGAGGCAACATGGCGCCCAACCCACTCTCGACCACTTTTTAACGAATTTCTTCCGCTAATTACACGGTGCTGGGCTAGAATTCACTCTGTTTGGGTACCGCGTGCTCCGGGCTGTCGAACGTGCGCTGTTAAACGAGGATTAAAGCGAAAATCACTCGCGAATAGCGACGAAATTGGCGAGAGGCTTCGAAACGACCCGCACTCCTCTCAAGCCACGGTTGGACTGCGCTACGGGTCTGCGCAGTCACTCGTTTCGGCCGGGCGGCGGGCTCGGCGCAACAGTCGACCAAAACATTGCTTCGCCTGACCTTGTTTGCGTCCACAGCTTCAACGGGCTTTGGAATACGCTCGGTGAATATTACACGCTGGCTTTCGAATATTCTACAGCGGCAGGGTCGTAAATGGAATTGATAATGTAGCGGGAACTGAAAGGAAAATCTGTGGATTTAATTTAGGTTCCTGGTAAATTCTGAATCGATTTCTAGGTTAAGATATGTATATGGATGTTTGGTGATTAGTGAGCTAGATCGGGGAACAACTTTTCTCTCTTCTTATTCTTTTTGGACACCAGCGGAACGATAGCAAGTTTCTAGTAGTAGTGATGGGCGCACGAATATCAGTTTAGAAACGATTCGAGGTTATTCAATACTGTGAagattcgaattttattcgaagCGAGAATTTCTGGAAAGTCTTGACTTGGTAGGTCGTGAAAGTCTTGATAGCGAGATCTTTGTCGAAACTTATGCTCGggattcgaagcgattcgaaactTTTGTCTAGGATTTGATGCGTTTCGAAAGTTACGTCACgaattcgaagcgattcgaaactTACGTCGCGAATTCTAAACGCTTCGAAACTTTACGCTCTGAATTCGTAGCGAATCGAAACTCACGTCACGAATTCGAAGCGATTCGGACGTGTCTTAAGCCCATCACTATCTAGTAGTAGGCAAATCAGGGATCGAAAACGTTCTGGAACTctcgtttttaaacaaattctgttagaacttgtatgtttcgtttaagaacatatctgttcctgtggaatttttattgaaagaaatgttacccttaggaacttctttaaaaattattctcatggaacagataataataaaattaaatcgtctttattcttttataatatatgATGCAAACGCAAATACAGAACGGGCGAGGCTCAGCGTGGCTGTTATTATCCCTGACCCGAGATAAGAGTCCGAAAATTAGAGAACAAGAatgggaaggggggggggggtagagtATAAAATAAGATGTTATAAGGACTCAGCGGTAGATCACATCAGCCGGGTTAGAATTATGCTATGTGTGGATGACTAAGAAGAAATCTTTGGTAGCATTTTTGAAAGAGTGTAGAGTGGGAAGTGTGCATGTAGCATTGGGAAGAAGATTATAGAAATGAGATGCTGCAAAGGAAAATGAGATATTTTAGaacctttatttaaaaaaaatactaaactattaggtactggatttatttaacaatataatatcatattgttcatttttatttaatgaaaggtatgaaaatcataacataagtaattactagtttcctaaaaaatattgaacagaaaagagaacttgtcaaggataatacctaaataacatttttttataactcaCATGAACCAAAATAGATACAAATTCTATAAAATCTGCGTAGAAATTATCTGCGTagggtaaatattacaaaataaataacacattcagaatatcaatttaactgtaataattatttattattgtagtGCTATTCGCtgaatagtattcagtatttaTTACGActgagaacttttttaatattaatgaacAAAATACCTGttatagaaaattatttatctttatATTTCATAAGTTCCATCCCAACTAAagcttttattttcaaaaactttCACTTTATCGCCTCTCATTAGCACTTATAACgtgagaacattttttaaaaaaagttccaaggtCCATGTATCGAATAAAACcgattgaaaagttccagaactctttgGAACCCCCAGGCAAACCTCGGTAATCTAAAGAATTACTTCTCCACTGCTCCGAGAAGAAGAATGTCCTTCAAAAAGCGTACATAGCAGGATAGTTGTTACGAATCCAAGCCGACTCAGCCGGCGACTTTCGTGTGACCATTCGAGCCGTCCGAGGGTCaatcatattttcaaaaatctcccATGCTCGCTGACTTAGTGTCCGCCGTAACGAACAACGTGCCTGCGAGGCACATCGCGGTGTTTATTTTGTCACAGAGAAGGAAAACTGTGGTTGCAGCTGGAGGACGGGAAATATCCGATCGTTCTGCCGCTCCAGCTACGACGGAGGCAAACTTCTGACTCGAAGACACCACAGTACACCGTGATCTGCGAGAAGGATGACCATGGCGGTGGCGGCGACGCTGTCGACGTGAGTATCACGAGTCCGGTCGGCGGAGTAAATTTTTCCCGGCTCTGGAATTGCGGGTgtacaaattaaaatatatatttcaagagCCTAAGAAACACTGGTACgcaaacgaaaaatataaactggtaaaatgtggaataaatacTTATTCACAATTATTCATAACTACCCCCCCGTGGGATTGTAGCTTTCCGAGCCCCGAGCCTTGCGGTTCGAGTGCAACTTCTGCGGCGAGCAGATCGCCACCATGCTCTCGCTGTCCACGCACGTGAAGTCCCACCGTCGAAGGCACTGCAAGCACTGCTACTGGATTCTACTGGAGAACGAAACGATGGAGGAGCACGTTGAAGTCGCCCATCGAATCGATCCAGGTATCTTAACGAATACCTAACGCATGCTGGCCAGACCGCCCATCATTTGTTTACATTCTAATTCGCCTGAAATAAACATTGGACCCAAGCAACAGACGTGTTCCCCGCGTGATCGATCGGAGTCAACCCCCCCATCACTCTTTACGGATCGCATTCGCCAGATTCGATTATCCGATAGCATTCCTAATCTCGCACGCGCCCGGCAAAACTGCACGTTGCCCAAGCGGATCAATTTACGGATTATCTTTTATTATCCTCGATAACACTGCCTCTCACTCAACCAGCTGTCTACACATTGTTTGCTTCGTCAAAGCTCTCGACAAAGAGTTCCACAGCTCCGACGGACGATCATCGGTCCGATGAGTTCAATGATCTTTCCACGCCGTGGTCGCCGTGGGCTGGTGCGTCCTTATCCCTGGAATACGCCTCGAGATCCGGGGCGACGGTCATCAGGACAGACCCTACGTTGCCCTGGCAATTTGTACACACGATGCTCTGCCCGCGCACCCGCAGGTCGTTGGCCAGCAGCTTCAGGTTCTGCGAGGTTAACGATTGTTTGATTAGGACATTGCGCTCCGGAGGGCTTGGGAAAGAAGTAATAGATAAGGTGAATGGCCCAAtgtctgctcatttaagaaggTGCTCGGCGTAAAGAAGGTgtagaaaatttgtttgtgatcaaaatttgcagagtaatcgattaattctttcataataaatcaaccaattctaAAGCTATTTAAGAGGACCTTCCGGgttaaaaatcgattcttttatttcgttcttcgaatgttcaatcttttaggaatacgcgtttaaaaggatttgttgaaattcgtaaaattcacgaagttataatattttgagtagcggcaaaaattattatttccaaaaattattatccgatttgactgaaactttttttattttgaagaatatacttctggctaggggggaaaccagaaaaaaatacaaaaattgaaaatttataattttcaaaggcgttgaaaggatgaaaaatatagggaaaaagtgatttcaaacttcaagtgtcgttattttctaaaaaattcatttttgtaatttttctggtttctcccctagctagatgtatattcttcaaaataaaaaaagtttcagtcgaatcgggtaataacttttggagatacaggtcccaccgatttggatcaattttttggcgccctgactttaacgactccccagtgccgtctgcaatgattaattataaaacaaaaaatatatttctataatttaagacatccttaatacaacgcaaaaagtcccatCAAATTATAttcagtagttttcctttaattaattcctaaagatcacctatttaacgcttataataataagaaaaatacgaaatgagcagaaattgtgacATCCACCTTACTAAGTACTTGCCTTCGCAACCGTAACGTCGATCCTCTTCAGATTCCTGCAGTCGAGCACCACCTTGCACGAGTTCCCTTCAGTGACCTTCATTATGTTAGCTCTGAAGTTCTCCGCGGCTGGGAACGTGACAGCCTCTTGGGGTATAACGCGTATCACAGTGTCATCCCCCACCTGCAATTTAGCACGGGGATGCAAAGGGCCCAGCAGGGTACAATCAACCTCCGCTTTACCTGCTCGATGTCGGTGTGGACGGAAGGTCGCGAGGAGAAGTACAGCAGCACCAGGAGGTTCAGAATTATACCAATAATGATTCCCCACTCGAGCTTGAGGAACACGCAGAACAGCAAGGTCGTCAGCATCAGCAGAAAGTCGATCTCTGAAACAGAGCCGCGTTGAAACACCTAGCCCCAGGATTTCCGCTTACTGTGCAATCGGTCCTCTCACTTTTCGCCCGCCACAACATAGCGTACGTGTTGAAATCCAGCATATAGTACATGGCGCATATGATGACGCCGGCCAGTGTGGCTTTGGGGATGAAGCGGAAGGTAGAAGTCAGCAGGCCGGCCGCCAGCAGCACCACACAGCCTGAAAAGAACCATCGCCATTAACGGAGTGTCCTTCTAATCACCGCCCTCGTCCCGCTGCGGGAAGTCCTGCAGCCGTGCGGTTTCCACGTGGAGAAAGGATTAGGGTACCGTGGAACACCGACCCGTGAGCAGTCCACCGAACGTCGTCTTCACTCCAGAAGCGTGGTTGACCGCCGTCCTGGTAAAGGAGCCAGTGACTGGCATCGATCGCACCAACGAGCCGAATATGTTGCAGACCCCCAGGGCGAGCATCTCCTGAGTGGCGTCCAGAGACTTGCCCATCGCTAAACACACAGATCGATCCAGGGTTATTTATTTATCGCTTGTACTCCTAGTATATAACCCAATTTTGCGCAGCGCACCGAAGGCCTTCGCTATCGCCATGTGCTCGATCGTAGATACGATCGGGATGGAGAAAAGCGTCGTCCCCATGGCGGCCGTCGTCTGCAGGAAATTGTACGTTCGGTTGTTGGCAGCTATCGAGAAAGGCGGCGGGCCAAACGGCGGCAATCCTTCGCCCATCGTTCCTGAAAAGCGTTACTCTTATTATAAAACGGCGGACCATCGGGATTGTCGATGTAGGAATAGGTTCTGTAATTTTTATGCgtgggagccacggaaaaaacgacctCGGGGcggtgggactcgaacccgcgatcttcggatccactgCGTACTGGTCagtcgcctaaccaactccgccGAAACAGAACTCTCCGAGGTCGCTTATTCCGAGCTTCCTTTTAAGAGGGTTCTTGATCCCACACGATGCAAATTGGGCGGTCGAAGACAGTGACACACTGGGTCGTTTATGACCATGGCTGTTTCtgactttcaaaaaaatttgcacAAACTATGGGATACTTATTGAAGTCTCTACTTTAACATGCAATCGTTCTTGGAGTCAAACGTTTAAAGGATtaattaggaaaaataaaaattcggaagGAAGTTTAAGAAAAGAAGCGATTTATCCGGAAATAAATGACTCAGTGTGCCCACGGCGGGTTGATACCATGTATAGAGACACATACGCGGGCCGCAAAGGGTCTCTCTCTCCCTCATGATTGAAGCGATTAGCGATCGCTAGGTAATCACGCAGGTAGGCTCGATTCAagctcgaataaaaaatttcattcaccGACCAAGGAGCCAACTACCTTCCGGTTCCCACCGAATATCCCATTCCCGGCTTTATCGCGCGAACTATCGAAGCCCGGCGGCACGGTACCTCACAACTCATAACACCCCGTTTCCTCCGTCGCGTGCGATCGCATCCTCACCAGTCAGCTTAAAGGGGTCCTGCCCGTTCTGATGGAAAATATACGCCATGATGATCCCCGCGACCACCACCAAAGCGTTGCGCGCCAATGTCACGGACCAACCGAGCTTCTGCGGCCATGTCCCCGTTCTACGTCCAGGCAGGTTCTTAGGGAGATTTAAATGGTAAAGTTAGTTGT
Encoded here:
- the LOC143376882 gene encoding sodium-independent sulfate anion transporter, producing MNTVRRKLAGCDGADCISYAKRRLPVLSWAKAYKLTWLPQDALAGFTVGLTAIPQGIAYGVVAGLNPEYGLYASFMASFVYIIFGSCESITIGPTAIMATMVQPLVASYGPDIAVLLTFLKGCIITALGLFHLGFLLDFISLPVITGFTAAASINIAASQIKPMLGIPGRSEDLVDSLKSVFSNLHSVRYQDTLLGVGTVAVLVLFKNLPGRRTGTWPQKLGWSVTLARNALVVVAGIIMAYIFHQNGQDPFKLTGTMGEGLPPFGPPPFSIAANNRTYNFLQTTAAMGTTLFSIPIVSTIEHMAIAKAFAMGKSLDATQEMLALGVCNIFGSLVRSMPVTGSFTRTAVNHASGVKTTFGGLLTGCVVLLAAGLLTSTFRFIPKATLAGVIICAMYYMLDFNTYAMLWRAKKIDFLLMLTTLLFCVFLKLEWGIIIGIILNLLVLLYFSSRPSVHTDIEQVGDDTVIRVIPQEAVTFPAAENFRANIMKVTEGNSCKVVLDCRNLKRIDVTVAKNLKLLANDLRVRGQSIVCTNCQGNVGSVLMTVAPDLEAYSRDKDAPAHGDHGVERSLNSSDR
- the LOC143376889 gene encoding uncharacterized protein LOC143376889, whose product is MSGDASKYNLRCNRNVSEKMTKKDFVYDIRPPIQSCRKLEDGKYPIVLPLQLRRRQTSDSKTPQYTVICEKDDHGGGGDAVDLSEPRALRFECNFCGEQIATMLSLSTHVKSHRRRHCKHCYWILLENETMEEHVEVAHRIDPGILTNT